From a single Oncorhynchus tshawytscha isolate Ot180627B linkage group LG29, Otsh_v2.0, whole genome shotgun sequence genomic region:
- the slc35b3 gene encoding adenosine 3'-phospho 5'-phosphosulfate transporter 2 isoform X2 yields the protein MSAKFGLMNYNNARKHLSISIPSSSEVMMSPHIKSVEELRVLGINLSSFNTATQFCICTAGVFLFYLIYGYLQELIFSVEGFKPFGWYLTLVQFGFYSLFGLVELQLTQDKRRRIPGKTYMIIAFLTVGTMGLSNTSLGYLNYPTQVIFKCCKLIPVMIGGVFIQGKRYNLADVSAALCMSLGLIWFTLADSKVAPNFNATGVLLISLALCADAAIGNVQEKAMKLHNGSNSEMVLYSYSIGFGYILTGLLGAGGLGPAVAFCSQHPVTTYGYAFFFSLTGYFGISFVLALIKLFGALVAVTVTTGRKAMTIVLSFMFFSKPFTFQYLWGGLLVLLGIFLNVYSKNKDKMKLPSLADLRNMFLTGKKVRLLSQNV from the exons ATGAGTGCCAAATTCGGCCTGATGAACTACAACAACGCCCGGAAGCACCTGTCTATCTCCATCCCGTCTTCCAGCGAGGTCATGATGTCTCCGCACATTAAGTCTGTGGAGGAGCTGAGAGTGCTAGGCATCAACCTGAGCAGCTTCAACACAGCTACCCAGTTCTGCATCTGCACGGCGGGTGTCTTCCTCTTTTACCTCATCTATGGCTACCTACAA GAGCTCATATTTTCCGTGGAGGGTTTCAAGCCCTTCGGATGGTACCTCACCCTGGTACAGTTTGGGTTCTACTCCCTGTTTGGACTGGTGGAATTGCAGCTCACACAGGACAAACGGAGAAG AATACCAGGGAAGACGTACATGATCATAGCATTTCTAACGGTGGGGACCATGGGCCTATCAAACACCTCACTGGGTTACTTGAATTATCCTACACAGGTCATCTTCAAGTGCTGCAAACTCATTCCTGTCATGATAGGAGGCGTATTCATTCAAG GGAAACGCTACAATCTGGCTGATGTGTCTGCTGCTCTCTGTATGAGCCTGGGACTCATCTGGTTCACCCTAGCTGACAGTAAAGTCGCCCCCAACTTCAATGCAACCG GggtcctcctcatctctctggcTCTGTGCGCTGATGCTGCCATTGGGAACGTGCAGGAGAAAGCCATGAAGCTCCATAACGGCTCTAACTCTGAAATG GTTTTGTATTCCTATTCCATCGGTTTTGGGTACATATTGACAGGCCTGTTGGGTGCAGGTGGATTGGGACCAGCAGTGGCCTTTTGCTCTCAG CATCCTGTGACAACATACGGTTATgcattcttcttctctctcacggGGTACTTTGGCATTTCATTTGTGCTGGCCTTGATCAAACTCTTTGGAGCCCTGGTAGCAGTCACAG TAACGACTGGACGTAAGGCGATGACGATTGTACTATCCTTTATGTTTTTCTCCAAGCCTTTTACTTTTCA GTACCTATGGGGTGGACTTTTAGTGCTGCTCGGCATCTTCCTGAATGTTTACAgcaaaaacaaagacaaaatgAAGCTGCCATCTTTGGCGGACCTCAGGAATATGTTTCTGACCGGGAAGAAGGTCAGGCTGCTGTCACAGAACGTGTAG
- the slc35b3 gene encoding adenosine 3'-phospho 5'-phosphosulfate transporter 2 isoform X1 has product MICRHTRRPVCTLSNPMCLRSYRPSSAGQDTMSAKFGLMNYNNARKHLSISIPSSSEVMMSPHIKSVEELRVLGINLSSFNTATQFCICTAGVFLFYLIYGYLQELIFSVEGFKPFGWYLTLVQFGFYSLFGLVELQLTQDKRRRIPGKTYMIIAFLTVGTMGLSNTSLGYLNYPTQVIFKCCKLIPVMIGGVFIQGKRYNLADVSAALCMSLGLIWFTLADSKVAPNFNATGVLLISLALCADAAIGNVQEKAMKLHNGSNSEMVLYSYSIGFGYILTGLLGAGGLGPAVAFCSQHPVTTYGYAFFFSLTGYFGISFVLALIKLFGALVAVTVTTGRKAMTIVLSFMFFSKPFTFQYLWGGLLVLLGIFLNVYSKNKDKMKLPSLADLRNMFLTGKKVRLLSQNV; this is encoded by the exons ATGATTTGCAGACACACAAGACGACCGGTGTGTACATTAAGTAATCCTATGTGTTTAAGAAGTTATAGACCATCCAGCGCTGGACAAG ACACAATGAGTGCCAAATTCGGCCTGATGAACTACAACAACGCCCGGAAGCACCTGTCTATCTCCATCCCGTCTTCCAGCGAGGTCATGATGTCTCCGCACATTAAGTCTGTGGAGGAGCTGAGAGTGCTAGGCATCAACCTGAGCAGCTTCAACACAGCTACCCAGTTCTGCATCTGCACGGCGGGTGTCTTCCTCTTTTACCTCATCTATGGCTACCTACAA GAGCTCATATTTTCCGTGGAGGGTTTCAAGCCCTTCGGATGGTACCTCACCCTGGTACAGTTTGGGTTCTACTCCCTGTTTGGACTGGTGGAATTGCAGCTCACACAGGACAAACGGAGAAG AATACCAGGGAAGACGTACATGATCATAGCATTTCTAACGGTGGGGACCATGGGCCTATCAAACACCTCACTGGGTTACTTGAATTATCCTACACAGGTCATCTTCAAGTGCTGCAAACTCATTCCTGTCATGATAGGAGGCGTATTCATTCAAG GGAAACGCTACAATCTGGCTGATGTGTCTGCTGCTCTCTGTATGAGCCTGGGACTCATCTGGTTCACCCTAGCTGACAGTAAAGTCGCCCCCAACTTCAATGCAACCG GggtcctcctcatctctctggcTCTGTGCGCTGATGCTGCCATTGGGAACGTGCAGGAGAAAGCCATGAAGCTCCATAACGGCTCTAACTCTGAAATG GTTTTGTATTCCTATTCCATCGGTTTTGGGTACATATTGACAGGCCTGTTGGGTGCAGGTGGATTGGGACCAGCAGTGGCCTTTTGCTCTCAG CATCCTGTGACAACATACGGTTATgcattcttcttctctctcacggGGTACTTTGGCATTTCATTTGTGCTGGCCTTGATCAAACTCTTTGGAGCCCTGGTAGCAGTCACAG TAACGACTGGACGTAAGGCGATGACGATTGTACTATCCTTTATGTTTTTCTCCAAGCCTTTTACTTTTCA GTACCTATGGGGTGGACTTTTAGTGCTGCTCGGCATCTTCCTGAATGTTTACAgcaaaaacaaagacaaaatgAAGCTGCCATCTTTGGCGGACCTCAGGAATATGTTTCTGACCGGGAAGAAGGTCAGGCTGCTGTCACAGAACGTGTAG